The Streptomyces camelliae genome window below encodes:
- a CDS encoding HAD-IA family hydrolase — protein MPPHTAPQAVLFDMDGTLVDTERLWWEAVEQIAGRPLTEADQPDVLGRAVEHTADWLAAATGRPDAELAAELHREFADRVRTGIVPRPGALDLLAALAAAGIPTALVTASPRAVADVVLDALGADRFAASVTADDTDRTKPAPDPYLAACRALGVDPAGCVAVEDTETGVASAEAAGCAVLAVPSLAPIGTAPGRTVRESLEGVTIEELRRMVAPGLRVMSWNLWLGGSKVDDHRAKQLKVILDSGADVVGLQETGGTAAQELAEALGWHHHRAGENLGVISRHPITARFGDPNVGFYGAAGVRVAVASGREVDVWTAHLHYTPYGPYESAFDGLPAAELIAHEEVRLTQMRDALRRIAESSADGVPVVLVGDFNCPSHLDWPDVAWPVTRAAEDAGFADSYREAHPDPAAAPGHTWSPIHPVHEDGSGRPEPQDRIDYVLHRGLTVRDARTLVTGSPRPWPDVAGNDWPSDHAAVVTTFALPLG, from the coding sequence ATGCCCCCCCACACCGCCCCGCAGGCGGTTCTGTTCGACATGGACGGCACGCTCGTAGACACCGAGCGGCTGTGGTGGGAGGCGGTCGAGCAGATCGCCGGACGCCCGCTGACCGAGGCCGACCAGCCGGACGTGCTCGGCCGCGCGGTCGAGCACACCGCCGACTGGCTCGCCGCGGCCACCGGCCGGCCGGACGCCGAGCTCGCCGCCGAGCTGCACCGCGAGTTCGCCGACCGCGTCCGCACCGGCATCGTGCCCCGCCCCGGCGCCCTGGACCTGCTGGCCGCGCTGGCCGCCGCCGGCATCCCGACCGCGCTGGTCACCGCGTCCCCGCGCGCGGTCGCCGACGTCGTCCTCGACGCCCTGGGCGCCGACCGGTTCGCGGCCTCCGTCACCGCCGACGACACCGACCGCACCAAGCCCGCCCCCGACCCCTACCTGGCCGCCTGCCGTGCCCTCGGCGTCGACCCCGCCGGCTGCGTGGCCGTCGAGGACACCGAGACCGGGGTCGCCTCCGCCGAGGCCGCCGGCTGCGCCGTCCTCGCCGTACCGTCCCTCGCCCCGATCGGCACGGCACCCGGCCGGACCGTACGGGAGAGCCTGGAGGGGGTGACGATCGAGGAGCTGCGGCGCATGGTCGCGCCCGGACTGCGGGTCATGAGCTGGAACCTGTGGCTCGGCGGCAGCAAGGTCGACGACCACCGGGCCAAGCAGCTCAAGGTCATCCTGGACAGCGGCGCCGACGTGGTCGGCCTCCAGGAGACGGGCGGTACGGCCGCCCAGGAGCTGGCCGAGGCCCTCGGCTGGCACCACCACCGGGCCGGCGAGAATCTCGGCGTCATCAGCCGCCACCCCATCACCGCCCGCTTCGGCGACCCGAACGTCGGCTTCTACGGCGCGGCGGGCGTCCGGGTCGCCGTGGCGTCCGGCCGCGAGGTCGATGTGTGGACCGCGCATCTGCACTACACGCCGTACGGGCCCTACGAGTCCGCTTTCGACGGGCTGCCGGCGGCCGAGCTGATCGCCCACGAGGAGGTCCGGCTCACACAGATGCGGGACGCGCTCCGCCGGATCGCCGAGTCGTCCGCCGACGGCGTCCCGGTCGTCCTGGTCGGCGACTTCAACTGCCCCTCCCACCTGGACTGGCCGGACGTGGCCTGGCCGGTGACGAGGGCCGCCGAGGACGCGGGCTTCGCCGACTCCTATCGCGAGGCCCACCCGGACCCCGCCGCCGCACCCGGGCACACCTGGTCGCCGATCCACCCCGTGCACGAGGACGGCAGCGGGCGGCCCGAGCCGCAGGACCGGATCGACTACGTCCTGCACCGGGGCCTGACCGTGCGGGACGCGCGCACCCTCGTCACCGGCAGCCCGCGCCCGTGGCCGGACGTGGCGGGCAACGACTGGCCCTCGGACCACGCGGCGGTCGTCACGACATTCGCCCTGCCCCTCGGGTGA
- a CDS encoding carbon-nitrogen hydrolase family protein: MRTALLQSSGRPGSIAENLKVLDAAAGRAAAAGAALLAAPEMFLTGYAIGDDIGRLAEPADGESADAIADTAGRHGIAIAYGYPERAGETVYNSAQLISADGTRLANYRKTHLFGCFERDHFTPGEQPVVQAELNGLTVGLMICYDVEFPENVRAHALAGTDLLVVPTAQMHPFQFVAESMIPVRAFENQMYVAYVNRVGHEGEFEFVGLSTLAGPDGIARARAGRAEQLVVADADLAFLAASREANPYLKDRRPGLYGSLI; the protein is encoded by the coding sequence ATGCGCACCGCCCTGCTCCAGAGCTCCGGCCGCCCCGGCTCGATCGCCGAGAACCTCAAGGTCCTCGACGCCGCCGCGGGCCGGGCCGCCGCCGCGGGCGCCGCGCTGCTCGCCGCACCGGAGATGTTCCTGACCGGGTACGCCATCGGCGACGACATCGGCCGCCTCGCCGAGCCCGCCGACGGCGAGTCCGCCGACGCGATCGCCGATACCGCCGGCCGGCACGGCATCGCGATCGCCTACGGCTACCCCGAGCGCGCCGGCGAGACCGTCTACAACTCCGCCCAGCTGATCTCCGCCGACGGCACCCGGCTCGCGAACTACCGCAAGACCCACCTCTTCGGCTGCTTCGAGCGCGACCACTTCACCCCCGGTGAGCAGCCGGTCGTGCAGGCCGAGCTGAACGGCCTGACCGTCGGCCTGATGATCTGCTACGACGTCGAGTTCCCGGAGAACGTCCGCGCCCACGCCCTGGCCGGCACCGACCTCCTCGTCGTCCCGACCGCGCAGATGCACCCCTTCCAGTTCGTCGCCGAATCGATGATCCCGGTGCGCGCCTTCGAGAACCAGATGTACGTCGCCTACGTCAACCGGGTAGGCCACGAAGGGGAGTTCGAGTTCGTCGGACTCTCCACCCTCGCCGGTCCCGACGGCATCGCCCGCGCCCGGGCCGGCCGCGCCGAGCAGCTGGTCGTCGCCGACGCCGACCTTGCCTTCCTGGCCGCGTCCCGCGAGGCCAACCCGTACCTGAAGGACCGCCGCCCCGGTCTGTACGGGTCCCTGATCTGA
- a CDS encoding flavin monoamine oxidase family protein gives MTSTVPNAVEHTDGQQPPITMFGPDFPYAYDDFLAHPAGLGQIPATEHGTEVAVIGGGLSGIVAAYELMKMGLKPVVYEADQIGGRLRTVGFEGCDESLNCELGAMRFPPSSTALQHYIDLVGLETKPFPNPLAEATPSTVVDLKGESHYAETVDDLPQVYRDVADAWNRCLEEGADFSDMNRAMRERDVPRIREIWAKLVEKLDNQTFYGFLCDSEAFKSFRHREIFGQVGFGTGGWDTDFPNSILEILRVVYTEADDHHRGIVGGSQQLPLRLWEREPEKIVHWPYGTSLKSLHMGGEPRPAVTRLHRTAGNQITVTDANGDIRTYRAAIFTAQSWMLLSKIACDDSLFPIDHWTAIERTHYMESSKLFVPVDRPFWLDKDEETGRDVMSMTLTDRMTRGTYLLDDGPDKPAVICLSYTWCDDSLKWLPLSANERMEVMLKSLGEIYPKVDIRKHIIGNPVTVSWENEPYFMGAFKANLPGHYRYQRRLFTHFMQDRLPEDKRGIFLAGDDISWTAGWAEGAVQTALNAVWGVMHQFGGETDPANPGPGDAYDEIAPVELPED, from the coding sequence ATGACGTCCACGGTGCCCAACGCCGTCGAGCACACCGACGGGCAGCAGCCGCCGATCACCATGTTCGGCCCGGACTTCCCCTACGCCTACGACGACTTCCTCGCCCACCCGGCGGGCCTCGGCCAGATACCCGCGACCGAGCACGGCACGGAGGTCGCGGTCATCGGCGGCGGTCTGTCCGGCATCGTGGCCGCCTACGAGCTGATGAAGATGGGCCTCAAGCCCGTCGTCTACGAGGCCGACCAGATCGGCGGCCGGCTGCGCACCGTCGGCTTCGAGGGCTGCGACGAGTCCCTCAACTGCGAGCTGGGCGCGATGCGCTTCCCGCCGTCCTCCACCGCCCTCCAGCACTACATCGACCTGGTCGGCCTGGAGACCAAGCCCTTCCCCAACCCCCTTGCCGAGGCCACGCCTTCGACCGTGGTCGACCTCAAGGGCGAGTCGCACTACGCCGAGACCGTCGACGACCTGCCCCAGGTCTACCGGGACGTCGCCGACGCCTGGAACAGGTGTCTCGAAGAGGGCGCCGACTTCTCGGACATGAACCGCGCCATGCGCGAGCGGGACGTGCCGCGCATCCGCGAGATCTGGGCGAAGCTCGTCGAGAAGCTCGACAACCAGACCTTCTACGGCTTCCTCTGCGACTCCGAGGCCTTCAAGTCCTTCCGGCACCGCGAGATCTTCGGCCAGGTCGGCTTCGGCACCGGCGGCTGGGACACCGACTTCCCGAACTCCATCCTGGAGATCCTGCGTGTCGTCTACACCGAGGCCGACGACCACCACCGCGGCATCGTCGGCGGCTCCCAGCAGCTGCCGCTGCGCCTGTGGGAGCGCGAGCCGGAGAAGATCGTCCACTGGCCGTACGGCACCTCGCTGAAGTCCCTGCACATGGGCGGGGAGCCCCGCCCGGCCGTGACCCGGCTGCACCGTACCGCCGGCAACCAGATCACGGTGACGGACGCGAACGGCGACATCCGCACCTACCGGGCGGCGATCTTCACCGCCCAGTCCTGGATGCTGCTGTCCAAGATCGCCTGCGACGACTCGCTCTTCCCGATCGACCACTGGACCGCCATCGAGCGCACCCACTACATGGAGTCCTCGAAGCTCTTCGTGCCTGTCGACCGGCCGTTCTGGCTGGACAAGGACGAGGAGACGGGCCGGGACGTCATGTCGATGACGCTCACCGACCGCATGACCCGCGGCACCTACCTGCTGGACGACGGCCCGGACAAGCCCGCCGTGATCTGCCTGTCCTACACCTGGTGCGACGACAGCCTGAAGTGGCTGCCGCTGTCCGCGAACGAGCGGATGGAGGTCATGCTGAAGTCGCTCGGTGAGATCTACCCCAAGGTCGACATCCGGAAGCACATCATCGGCAACCCGGTGACCGTCTCCTGGGAGAACGAGCCTTACTTCATGGGCGCGTTCAAGGCCAACCTGCCCGGCCACTACCGCTACCAGCGGCGCCTGTTCACCCACTTCATGCAGGACCGGCTGCCCGAGGACAAGCGGGGCATCTTCCTCGCCGGCGACGACATCTCCTGGACGGCGGGCTGGGCCGAGGGCGCCGTCCAGACCGCGCTGAACGCGGTCTGGGGCGTCATGCACCAGTTCGGCGGCGAGACCGACCCGGCCAACCCGGGCCCCGGTGACGCCTACGACGAGATCGCCCCTGTGGAGCTGCCCGAGGACTGA
- a CDS encoding LLM class F420-dependent oxidoreductase — MATRLGLGLPQMRQYSLGTDVPDVARAAERIGYTSLWVFERALFPEPATQGLYGMDGVPWPDQYRNVADPLVTLTLAASATERAELGSSVLVAPLHVPFQLAKALASLDAASGGRVLAGLGTGWSLDEYAASSVRPFEERGKSLDEIIEVCRAVWGPDPVVYDGTLTKIASAVVGPKPVRPIPVLLAAGNRRAFRRLVDHADGWLPAGFSAQQVGAQWRQLRELAEERGRTRPIRTVLRVNTDRTAKAYEGADRRSFQGSVDQIVADLVEFAELGMDEILIDLQGSARDAQELTDAAAEVFEKARAAGF; from the coding sequence ATGGCAACGCGGCTCGGTCTCGGTCTTCCCCAGATGCGGCAGTACTCCCTCGGCACGGACGTCCCCGACGTGGCCCGCGCCGCCGAGCGGATCGGTTACACGAGCCTGTGGGTCTTCGAGCGGGCTCTGTTCCCCGAGCCCGCCACCCAGGGGCTGTACGGCATGGACGGCGTGCCCTGGCCGGACCAGTACCGGAACGTGGCGGACCCGCTGGTCACCCTCACCCTGGCCGCGTCGGCCACCGAGCGGGCGGAGCTGGGCTCCAGCGTCCTGGTGGCACCGCTGCACGTGCCGTTCCAGCTGGCCAAGGCCCTCGCCTCGCTGGACGCGGCGAGCGGCGGCCGGGTGCTCGCGGGCCTCGGCACCGGCTGGTCCCTGGACGAGTACGCGGCCTCCTCCGTGCGGCCCTTCGAGGAGCGCGGCAAGTCGCTGGACGAGATCATCGAGGTGTGCCGGGCGGTGTGGGGCCCGGATCCGGTCGTCTACGACGGCACCCTGACGAAGATCGCCTCCGCCGTGGTCGGACCCAAGCCCGTCCGGCCGATCCCGGTTCTGCTGGCCGCGGGCAACCGGCGGGCGTTCCGGCGGCTGGTCGACCACGCCGACGGCTGGCTGCCGGCGGGCTTCAGCGCGCAGCAGGTCGGCGCCCAGTGGCGGCAGCTGCGGGAGCTGGCCGAGGAGCGGGGCCGTACGCGGCCGATCCGGACGGTGCTGCGGGTGAACACCGACCGCACGGCCAAGGCGTACGAGGGCGCCGACCGCAGGTCTTTCCAGGGCAGTGTCGACCAGATCGTGGCGGACCTCGTGGAGTTCGCGGAGCTCGGCATGGACGAGATCCTGATCGACCTCCAGGGCAGCGCGCGGGACGCCCAGGAGCTGACGGATGCCGCCGCGGAGGTGTTTGAAAAGGCGCGGGCGGCCGGATTCTGA
- a CDS encoding DUF5995 family protein yields the protein MAQLERFTTPVDAVVARMRAIGAALPERDGVAVFNRVYLAVTEEVDRRLDGGEFPDPRAATALDVRFAERYLAAVDASVADRRPPACWRPLFQLRRHPGVRPLQFALAGINAHVGHDLALAVVDTCRTLGCEPADLEDEFDRVGEILVSLEERIREDLMPGPDLLQLADPLTHLLGSWSLERARDAAWAAARALWVLRHCGEVAEEFTERLDAAVGLAGRMLLTPLPELI from the coding sequence ATGGCGCAGTTGGAACGCTTCACCACTCCCGTCGACGCGGTGGTCGCCCGGATGCGCGCGATCGGCGCGGCCCTGCCCGAGCGCGACGGGGTCGCCGTGTTCAACCGCGTCTATCTCGCCGTGACCGAGGAGGTCGACCGGCGTCTGGACGGCGGGGAGTTCCCGGACCCGCGGGCGGCGACCGCGCTGGACGTGCGGTTCGCGGAGCGCTATCTGGCGGCGGTCGATGCGAGCGTGGCGGACCGCCGTCCACCCGCCTGCTGGCGCCCTCTCTTCCAGCTCCGCCGCCATCCCGGGGTACGGCCGCTGCAGTTCGCGCTGGCGGGCATCAACGCGCACGTCGGGCACGACCTGGCGCTCGCCGTGGTGGACACCTGCCGCACGCTCGGCTGCGAACCGGCCGATCTGGAGGACGAGTTCGACCGTGTGGGCGAGATCCTCGTATCGCTGGAGGAGCGCATCCGCGAGGATCTGATGCCGGGCCCCGACCTGCTCCAGCTCGCCGATCCGCTCACCCATCTGCTGGGTTCCTGGAGCCTGGAGCGGGCCCGGGACGCGGCCTGGGCGGCGGCTCGGGCACTGTGGGTGCTGCGCCACTGCGGCGAGGTCGCCGAGGAGTTCACCGAGCGGCTGGACGCGGCCGTGGGGCTCGCGGGCCGGATGCTCCTCACCCCGCTCCCCGAACTGATCTGA
- a CDS encoding uracil-xanthine permease family protein produces the protein MDLGVRWKLHGDGRTPAPGAVVRPDERLSWPRTVGLGAQHVVAMFGASFVAPVLMGLDPNLAIMMSGVATVIFLLATRGRVPSYLGCSLSFVGVAAVIRAQGGTSATVTGAVFIVGVVLFLVGLAVQRFGARIIHAAMPPIVTGAVVMLIGFNLAPVTASTYWPQDQWTALLVMLFTGLAVVCLRGFWSRIAIFLGLVFGYGISWAFDRIFGKIHSMGPGGKVTDHWRLDLSGVSKADWIGLPHFHGPSFQWSAILVALPVVIALVAENAGHVKAVGEMTGDPLDDKLGTAISADGIGSMLSTAVGGPPNTTYSENIGVMAATRVYSTAAYWAAAGFALLFGICPKFGAVVAAIPGGVLGGITVILYGMIGLLGAQIWLHAKVDLRNPLNLVPAAAGIIIGVGNVSMKFTDTFSLSGIALGTLVVITGYHALRAFAPAHLKQQQPLLDEGTSSYDAEEPHTKS, from the coding sequence ATGGATCTCGGCGTGCGCTGGAAACTGCACGGTGACGGGCGCACGCCCGCGCCCGGAGCGGTGGTACGCCCCGACGAACGGCTCTCCTGGCCCCGTACCGTGGGCCTGGGCGCCCAGCACGTGGTCGCGATGTTCGGCGCCTCCTTCGTGGCCCCCGTGCTCATGGGCCTGGACCCGAACCTGGCGATCATGATGTCGGGCGTGGCGACCGTGATCTTCCTGCTCGCCACCCGCGGCCGGGTCCCGAGCTACCTCGGCTGCTCCCTGTCCTTCGTCGGCGTGGCCGCCGTCATCCGCGCCCAGGGCGGTACGAGCGCCACGGTGACCGGCGCGGTGTTCATCGTCGGCGTGGTGCTGTTCCTGGTGGGGCTCGCGGTGCAGCGCTTCGGGGCGCGGATCATCCACGCGGCCATGCCGCCGATCGTCACCGGCGCGGTCGTGATGCTGATCGGCTTCAACCTCGCCCCGGTGACCGCCTCCACCTACTGGCCGCAGGACCAGTGGACGGCCCTGCTGGTGATGCTCTTCACCGGCCTGGCGGTCGTCTGTCTGCGTGGTTTCTGGTCCCGTATCGCCATCTTCCTCGGTCTGGTCTTCGGGTACGGCATCTCCTGGGCGTTCGACCGGATCTTCGGCAAGATCCACTCCATGGGCCCGGGCGGCAAGGTCACCGACCACTGGCGCCTGGACCTCTCCGGCGTCTCCAAGGCCGACTGGATCGGCCTGCCGCACTTCCACGGGCCGTCCTTCCAGTGGTCGGCGATCCTGGTCGCGCTGCCGGTCGTCATCGCCCTGGTCGCGGAGAACGCGGGCCATGTCAAGGCGGTCGGCGAGATGACCGGCGACCCGCTGGACGACAAGCTCGGCACGGCGATCTCGGCCGACGGCATCGGCTCCATGCTGTCCACGGCCGTCGGCGGCCCGCCGAACACCACCTACTCCGAGAACATCGGCGTGATGGCCGCCACCCGCGTCTACTCCACCGCCGCATACTGGGCCGCCGCCGGCTTCGCCCTGCTCTTCGGCATCTGCCCGAAGTTCGGCGCCGTCGTGGCCGCGATCCCGGGCGGTGTCCTCGGCGGCATCACCGTGATCCTCTACGGCATGATCGGCCTGCTCGGCGCCCAGATCTGGCTGCACGCCAAGGTGGACCTGCGCAACCCGCTGAACCTGGTGCCGGCCGCCGCGGGCATCATCATCGGCGTCGGCAACGTCAGCATGAAGTTCACCGACACCTTCTCGCTCAGCGGCATCGCCCTCGGCACCCTGGTCGTCATCACCGGCTACCACGCCCTGCGCGCCTTCGCCCCGGCCCACCTGAAGCAGCAGCAACCGCTGCTGGACGAGGGCACCTCCAGCTACGACGCCGAGGAGCCGCACACCAAGTCGTAG
- a CDS encoding acyl-CoA thioesterase, which yields MTAEASIAPAVSYGRLIPVTVHFDDLDALGLLHNARYPVLVERAWTELWSAHGVRFDGDWHAAGDACNAVRELRVSYEAPVTSPGTYAVHLWLERLGTTGLTYGFRFCSADGTRTYARGTRVLVRLDATTMRPAPWSEAFRAVGRELLRPAG from the coding sequence GTGACCGCCGAAGCCTCGATCGCCCCCGCCGTCTCCTACGGTCGGCTGATCCCCGTCACCGTCCACTTCGACGACCTCGACGCGCTCGGCCTCCTGCACAACGCCCGCTACCCCGTGCTGGTCGAGCGCGCCTGGACCGAGCTGTGGAGCGCGCACGGCGTCCGCTTCGACGGCGACTGGCACGCGGCCGGCGACGCCTGCAACGCCGTACGCGAGCTGCGCGTCAGCTACGAGGCACCGGTGACCAGCCCCGGCACCTACGCCGTCCACCTCTGGCTGGAACGGCTCGGCACCACCGGCCTGACCTACGGCTTCCGGTTCTGCTCGGCGGACGGGACGCGGACCTACGCCCGGGGCACCCGGGTGTTGGTCCGGCTCGACGCCACGACCATGCGGCCGGCGCCCTGGTCGGAGGCCTTCCGCGCCGTCGGCCGGGAGCTGCTGCGCCCCGCCGGCTGA
- a CDS encoding MFS transporter, whose product MSDVGYAPGEVRRARYAVAAVFAVHGAVTGSFATRVPWVQDHASLGAGQLGFALAFTAFGASCAMPLAGRISHRFGSRTALRGLLALWTLSLVLPPLAPNLYTLCLAMFTYGASAGMADVAMNALGVEVERLLGKSIMSGLHGMWSAGALTGSAAGTLAAHLGADARVHFLIASAVLTVLGPAACSWVLDLQPAEDEEPPPRYALPPRSALLIGTVGFCAVFAEGASLDWSAVFLRDRLDSSAAVAAACTTGFMLTMAVARIAGDAVVNRYGAVRTVRAGGVLAVLGGLLIVLTGQPAVAMAGFGLMGLGIAVVVPLCFAAAGHAGPNPSQAIAGVATITYTSGLIAPSLIGGVAQATSLVVSFGVVTALACGLAVFAGVLRSAERGGRTESSPRPAAVPDPRP is encoded by the coding sequence ATGAGTGACGTGGGATACGCGCCCGGCGAGGTGCGGCGCGCCCGGTACGCCGTGGCGGCCGTGTTCGCCGTGCACGGCGCCGTGACCGGCTCCTTCGCCACCCGGGTGCCGTGGGTCCAGGACCATGCCTCGCTCGGCGCGGGCCAGTTGGGCTTCGCGCTGGCGTTCACGGCCTTCGGTGCCTCGTGCGCGATGCCGCTCGCGGGCCGGATCAGCCACCGCTTCGGCAGCCGTACGGCGCTGCGCGGGCTGCTCGCGCTGTGGACGCTGTCGCTGGTCCTGCCACCGCTGGCGCCGAACCTGTACACCCTGTGCCTGGCGATGTTCACCTACGGCGCGAGCGCGGGCATGGCCGACGTCGCGATGAACGCGCTCGGCGTCGAGGTCGAGCGGCTGCTGGGCAAGTCGATCATGTCGGGGCTGCACGGCATGTGGAGCGCGGGCGCGCTGACCGGTTCGGCGGCCGGCACGCTGGCCGCGCATCTGGGCGCGGACGCCCGCGTGCACTTCCTGATCGCCTCGGCCGTGCTCACCGTCCTCGGGCCGGCGGCCTGTTCCTGGGTGCTGGACCTCCAGCCCGCCGAGGACGAGGAGCCGCCGCCCCGGTACGCGCTGCCGCCGCGCTCGGCGCTGCTGATCGGCACCGTCGGCTTCTGCGCGGTGTTCGCGGAGGGCGCGAGCCTGGACTGGTCGGCGGTGTTCCTGCGGGACCGGCTGGACAGCTCGGCCGCGGTGGCGGCGGCCTGCACGACGGGCTTCATGCTGACCATGGCGGTGGCCCGGATCGCCGGGGACGCGGTGGTGAACCGTTACGGCGCGGTCCGTACCGTCCGGGCCGGCGGGGTGTTGGCCGTGCTGGGCGGTCTGCTGATCGTCCTCACCGGGCAGCCGGCGGTGGCGATGGCGGGGTTCGGGCTGATGGGGCTCGGCATCGCGGTGGTCGTACCGCTGTGCTTCGCGGCGGCCGGGCACGCGGGCCCGAATCCCAGCCAGGCCATCGCGGGCGTGGCGACGATCACCTACACCTCGGGGCTGATCGCGCCGAGTCTGATCGGCGGGGTGGCCCAGGCGACCAGCCTGGTGGTGTCGTTCGGCGTGGTGACGGCGCTGGCATGCGGGCTCGCGGTGTTCGCGGGGGTGCTGCGCAGCGCCGAGCGCGGCGGCCGCACGGAGAGCAGCCCGCGGCCGGCCGCCGTTCCCGACCCGCGCCCCTGA
- a CDS encoding ROK family transcriptional regulator, translating into MPASPSTARAINDRLALRLLQQEGPLTAGQLKQLTGLSRPTVADLVERLTAAGLITVVGESGEQRRGPNARLYGIVADRAHLAALDVRTEGVFVLVSDLVGRVLAEASVPIGGDTGTGPAVEQAVAAVERTAKEAGADRLHTVGIGAPGLIDPATGDLRDSGGLPEWHRSLSTALQQRLPEARVTVENETNLAAVAEQREGAARDRDTFVLLWLGHGVGAAVVLDGTLRRGASGGTGEIGFLPVPGTDSLPSAKDCAGGFHSLTGAAAIGALAADHGLPVPAMMDGPAAAAVVRGAVTAVQQALGERGAAEGVLGERDTAEGVLGERGAAEKAPGERGAAKEAAHAGEASGPSPAAPAPVGTVPAGTVPADHPAGRFLHALAERIAVGAASVVAVLDPGCVVLGGEAGQAGGPVLASLVQERLRRMSPLRTEVRAGTLGGAAVLRGALLTARDRAQDEIFAPADRT; encoded by the coding sequence ATGCCCGCATCACCCAGCACCGCCCGGGCCATCAACGACCGGCTCGCCCTGCGGCTGCTCCAGCAGGAAGGCCCGCTGACGGCAGGGCAGTTGAAGCAGCTGACGGGTCTGTCCCGGCCGACGGTCGCCGATCTCGTGGAACGGCTCACCGCCGCCGGGCTGATCACCGTGGTCGGCGAGTCCGGCGAGCAGCGCCGCGGTCCGAACGCCCGGCTGTACGGCATCGTCGCCGACCGCGCCCACCTGGCCGCGCTCGACGTCCGCACCGAGGGCGTCTTCGTGCTGGTGTCGGACCTGGTCGGGCGGGTGCTCGCCGAGGCGTCCGTGCCGATCGGCGGGGACACCGGGACCGGGCCGGCCGTGGAACAGGCGGTGGCGGCGGTGGAGCGCACCGCCAAGGAGGCGGGCGCGGACCGGCTGCACACCGTCGGCATTGGCGCGCCGGGCCTCATCGACCCCGCCACCGGCGACCTGCGCGACTCCGGGGGACTGCCCGAGTGGCACCGCAGCCTGTCGACCGCCTTGCAGCAACGGCTGCCCGAGGCCCGCGTCACGGTGGAGAACGAGACCAACCTGGCGGCCGTGGCGGAGCAACGCGAGGGCGCCGCCCGGGACCGGGACACCTTCGTCCTGCTCTGGCTCGGCCATGGCGTCGGCGCGGCGGTCGTCCTCGACGGCACGTTGCGCCGCGGTGCCTCGGGCGGCACCGGCGAGATCGGCTTCCTGCCGGTGCCGGGCACCGACTCCCTGCCCTCGGCGAAGGACTGCGCCGGCGGCTTCCACTCCCTGACCGGTGCGGCGGCGATCGGCGCCCTGGCAGCGGACCACGGGCTGCCGGTCCCGGCCATGATGGACGGACCGGCGGCGGCGGCGGTCGTGCGGGGGGCCGTGACGGCGGTGCAGCAGGCGCTGGGGGAGCGGGGCGCGGCGGAGGGGGTGCTGGGGGAGCGGGATACGGCAGAGGGGGTGCTGGGGGAGCGGGGCGCGGCGGAAAAGGCGCCGGGGGAACGGGGCGCGGCGAAGGAGGCGGCTCACGCGGGCGAAGCCTCCGGCCCGTCTCCGGCCGCCCCCGCCCCCGTCGGAACCGTCCCCGCCGGAACCGTCCCCGCCGATCACCCCGCCGGCCGCTTCCTCCACGCCCTCGCCGAGCGGATCGCGGTCGGAGCCGCCTCCGTCGTGGCCGTCCTCGACCCCGGCTGTGTGGTGCTCGGCGGCGAGGCCGGACAGGCCGGCGGCCCGGTGCTCGCGAGTCTCGTGCAGGAACGGCTGCGCCGGATGTCCCCGCTGCGCACGGAGGTCCGCGCCGGCACCCTCGGCGGCGCGGCCGTCCTGCGCGGCGCCCTTCTGACAGCCAGGGACCGCGCCCAGGACGAAATCTTCGCCCCCGCGGACCGCACCTGA
- a CDS encoding SDR family oxidoreductase gives MTTILVTGGTGTLGRHVTERLRADDREVRVLSRRAQPYAVDLRTGGAGLDTALAGVETVVHCASTQRGGDEQAAGHLIAAARRAGVRHLVYISIVGVDRIPFGYYKTKLAVERQIEESGLGFTLLRTTQFHDLVVTVLDGLAKPPVLLLPAGVSDQPVEVTEVADRLAELALAAPAGRVSDMGGPEVRSFDSLARAYLGATGRRRAVAQLPLFGKTYRAFRAGGHLAPHEAVGKVTFEEYLGRRFGR, from the coding sequence ATGACCACGATCCTGGTGACCGGCGGGACCGGCACACTCGGCCGCCATGTGACGGAGCGGCTGCGGGCGGACGACCGCGAGGTGCGGGTGCTCAGCCGGCGCGCGCAGCCGTACGCCGTCGATCTGCGCACGGGCGGCGCGGGCCTCGACACCGCGCTCGCGGGAGTGGAGACGGTGGTGCACTGCGCGAGCACGCAGCGCGGCGGCGACGAGCAGGCGGCCGGTCACCTGATCGCGGCGGCGCGGCGGGCCGGGGTGCGCCATCTGGTCTACATCTCCATCGTCGGGGTCGACCGGATTCCGTTCGGCTACTACAAGACCAAGCTGGCGGTGGAGCGCCAGATCGAGGAGTCGGGCCTCGGCTTCACGCTGCTGCGCACGACCCAGTTCCACGACCTGGTGGTCACGGTCCTGGACGGACTGGCCAAGCCGCCCGTTCTCCTGCTTCCCGCCGGCGTGTCGGACCAGCCGGTGGAGGTGACCGAAGTCGCCGACCGGCTCGCCGAGTTGGCCCTCGCCGCACCGGCCGGACGGGTATCGGACATGGGCGGCCCCGAGGTCCGCTCCTTCGACTCCCTGGCCCGCGCCTACCTCGGTGCGACCGGCCGCCGCCGGGCCGTGGCCCAGCTGCCGCTGTTCGGCAAGACGTACCGCGCCTTCCGGGCCGGCGGGCATCTGGCACCGCATGAGGCGGTGGGAAAGGTGACGTTCGAGGAGTATCTGGGGCGGCGGTTCGGCCGCTGA